A stretch of Corallococcus soli DNA encodes these proteins:
- the dnaK gene encoding molecular chaperone DnaK, producing MAKVIGIDLGTTNSCVAVMEGGEPVVIPNSEGSRTTPSMVGFTDSGERLVGQIAKRQAITNPENTVFAAKRLIGRKYDSPEARKAIGVSSFKVAASPNGDAWVEIRGKGYSPPEVSAIVLMKMKQTAEDYLGEPVTEAVITVPAYFNDSQRQATKDAGRIAGLSVLRIINEPTAAALAYGLDKVKESPTERIAVYDLGGGTFDISILELTSGVFEVKSTNGDTFLGGEDFDQRLIDYLAKRFAEGNNGLDLRKDRMALQRLKEAAERAKHELSSAPETEVNLPFITADASGPKHLTETIDRSTFEALVADLIDRSIEPCRIALKDAGVTAQAINQVLLVGGMTRMPRVQQKVKEFFGKEPHKGINPDEVVAVGAAIQGGVLKGEVKDVLLLDVTPLSLGVETAGGVFTKIIDKNTTIPCKKGQVFSTAVDNQPLVSVHVLQGEREMAADNKTLARFELVGIPPAPRGVPQIEVSFDIDANGIVHVSARDLGTGKQQQVRVVGNSGLSEAEIQTMISDAQSHSADDKKKKELAELRNNADGLIYTTEKSLEEYASLLSEKDREEIKADLERLRSILNTSDVGALREAFQRLEGSAYRIADAIYSDQAKSG from the coding sequence ATGGCGAAGGTGATTGGTATCGACCTGGGCACCACCAACTCCTGCGTCGCCGTCATGGAAGGCGGCGAGCCGGTGGTCATCCCCAACAGCGAAGGCAGCCGCACCACCCCCTCCATGGTGGGCTTCACCGACTCCGGTGAGCGCCTGGTGGGGCAGATCGCCAAGCGGCAGGCCATCACCAACCCGGAGAACACGGTCTTCGCGGCCAAGCGCCTCATCGGCCGCAAGTACGACTCGCCCGAGGCGCGCAAGGCCATTGGCGTCAGCTCCTTCAAGGTGGCCGCCAGCCCCAACGGCGACGCGTGGGTGGAGATCCGCGGCAAGGGCTACAGCCCGCCGGAAGTCAGCGCCATCGTGCTGATGAAGATGAAGCAGACGGCGGAGGACTACCTGGGCGAGCCCGTCACCGAGGCCGTCATCACCGTCCCCGCCTACTTCAACGACAGCCAGCGCCAGGCCACCAAGGACGCGGGCCGCATCGCCGGCCTGAGCGTGCTGCGCATCATCAACGAGCCCACCGCCGCGGCGCTCGCGTACGGCCTGGACAAGGTGAAGGAAAGCCCCACGGAGCGCATCGCCGTCTACGACCTGGGCGGCGGCACCTTCGATATCTCCATCCTGGAGCTCACCTCCGGCGTCTTCGAGGTCAAGAGCACCAACGGCGACACGTTCCTGGGCGGCGAGGACTTCGACCAGCGCCTCATCGACTACCTGGCCAAGCGCTTCGCGGAGGGCAACAACGGCCTGGACCTGCGCAAGGACCGCATGGCGCTCCAGCGCCTGAAGGAAGCGGCCGAGCGCGCCAAGCACGAGCTGTCCAGCGCCCCGGAGACGGAGGTGAACCTCCCGTTCATCACCGCGGACGCGTCCGGCCCCAAGCACCTCACGGAGACCATCGACCGGTCCACCTTCGAGGCCCTGGTCGCGGACCTCATCGACCGCTCCATCGAGCCGTGCCGCATCGCGCTCAAGGACGCGGGCGTCACCGCCCAGGCCATCAACCAGGTGCTCCTGGTGGGCGGCATGACGCGCATGCCGCGCGTGCAGCAGAAGGTGAAGGAGTTCTTCGGCAAGGAGCCCCACAAGGGCATCAACCCGGACGAGGTCGTCGCCGTGGGCGCCGCCATCCAGGGCGGCGTGCTCAAGGGCGAGGTGAAGGACGTCCTCCTGCTGGACGTCACGCCGCTGTCGCTGGGCGTGGAGACCGCGGGCGGCGTGTTCACGAAGATCATCGACAAGAACACCACCATCCCCTGCAAGAAGGGCCAGGTGTTCTCCACCGCGGTGGACAACCAGCCGCTCGTGTCCGTGCACGTCCTCCAGGGCGAGCGCGAGATGGCGGCCGACAACAAGACGCTCGCGCGCTTCGAGCTGGTGGGCATCCCCCCGGCGCCCCGCGGCGTGCCGCAGATTGAAGTGTCCTTCGACATCGACGCGAACGGCATCGTGCACGTGAGCGCCCGCGACCTGGGCACCGGCAAGCAGCAGCAGGTGCGCGTGGTGGGCAACTCCGGCCTGTCGGAGGCGGAGATCCAGACGATGATCTCCGACGCCCAGTCGCACTCCGCGGACGACAAGAAGAAGAAGGAGCTGGCGGAGCTGCGCAACAACGCGGACGGGCTCATCTACACCACGGAGAAGAGCCTGGAGGAGTACGCCAGCCTCCTGTCGGAGAAGGACCGCGAGGAGATCAAGGCGGACCTGGAGCGCCTGCGCTCCATCCTCAACACCTCCGACGTCGGCGCCCTGCGCGAAGCCTTCCAGCGTCTGGAGGGCAGCGCCTACCGCATCGCCGACGCCATCTACAGCGACCAGGCCAAGTCCGGCTGA
- the grpE gene encoding nucleotide exchange factor GrpE, producing MRAVSGTNDKGSIQTDIGQDVIDDAVRSVERRMDEEADTAVSETEVEVEIAASDAEAAAPTPEVTPPTEDAAALRQEVESLRAQLDFSQAKARETLERLKEAHERAKDFQERALRAAADLENYRKRAQKEKEDVQKFGAEKLLKDLLPVVDNMDRALDAASKSTDFDSFQKGVAMTRKSFEDALGRHGVKGFSAKGLPFDPRVHEAIQQVETTEVAAGHVVYEVTRGFHLNDRLVRPAMVVVARAPEAAPPPAPAASAGDAPASTESQSSSSEAPGAPADSESSSGGSQ from the coding sequence GTGCGCGCCGTGTCGGGCACCAATGACAAGGGCAGCATCCAGACGGACATCGGGCAGGACGTGATCGACGACGCGGTTCGTAGCGTCGAGCGTCGGATGGACGAAGAAGCGGACACCGCGGTTTCGGAGACGGAGGTGGAGGTGGAGATCGCCGCCTCAGACGCCGAGGCGGCCGCACCCACCCCCGAGGTCACCCCCCCCACCGAGGACGCGGCCGCGCTCCGCCAGGAGGTGGAGTCGCTGCGCGCGCAGCTGGACTTCAGCCAGGCCAAGGCCCGCGAGACGCTGGAGCGCTTGAAGGAAGCGCACGAGCGCGCCAAGGACTTCCAGGAGCGCGCCCTGCGCGCCGCCGCGGACCTGGAGAACTACAGGAAGCGCGCCCAGAAGGAGAAGGAGGACGTCCAGAAGTTCGGCGCGGAGAAGCTCCTCAAGGACCTGCTCCCCGTCGTGGACAACATGGACCGCGCGCTCGACGCCGCCAGCAAGTCCACCGACTTCGACAGCTTCCAGAAGGGCGTGGCCATGACGCGCAAGTCCTTCGAGGACGCGCTCGGCCGCCACGGCGTGAAGGGCTTCAGCGCGAAGGGGCTGCCCTTCGACCCGCGCGTGCACGAAGCCATCCAGCAGGTGGAGACCACGGAGGTCGCCGCCGGCCACGTCGTCTATGAGGTGACGCGCGGCTTCCACCTCAATGACCGGCTGGTGCGCCCCGCGATGGTCGTCGTCGCGCGCGCGCCAGAGGCCGCCCCGCCGCCCGCGCCCGCCGCCAGCGCCGGGGATGCGCCCGCCAGCACCGAGTCTCAGTCGAGCAGCAGCGAGGCGCCGGGGGCGCCCGCGGATTCCGAGAGTTCCTCCGGGGGGAGTCAGTAG
- a CDS encoding transcriptional regulator, protein MAEKWDRQLMDFLKRTGEDLKRTTDDLRGEAERLLKEVKDPEKQAKVKEGLEQLRTWAAATTKTATEKIETAVRRVETTVEEAFKPGAGGAGTPPPASAAPEPAAEPAAAPTRAKSADKAKAKAPKSIGRKKAAAPAPAPKGARTAKKSASKKTLGRKKPAPGA, encoded by the coding sequence ATGGCCGAGAAGTGGGACAGGCAGTTGATGGACTTCCTCAAGCGCACCGGCGAGGACCTCAAGCGCACCACGGACGACCTCCGGGGTGAGGCCGAGCGTCTCCTCAAGGAAGTGAAGGACCCGGAGAAGCAGGCCAAGGTGAAGGAAGGCTTGGAGCAGCTGCGCACCTGGGCCGCCGCTACCACCAAGACCGCCACGGAGAAGATTGAGACCGCCGTGCGCCGCGTCGAGACCACCGTGGAGGAGGCCTTCAAGCCCGGCGCCGGTGGCGCGGGGACCCCTCCGCCCGCCTCCGCCGCTCCGGAGCCCGCCGCCGAGCCGGCCGCCGCCCCCACCCGGGCGAAGAGCGCCGACAAGGCCAAGGCGAAGGCCCCCAAGTCCATTGGCCGCAAGAAGGCCGCCGCCCCGGCTCCGGCCCCCAAGGGCGCCAGGACCGCGAAGAAATCAGCTTCCAAGAAAACGTTGGGCCGCAAGAAACCCGCGCCCGGAGCGTGA
- a CDS encoding putative Ig domain-containing protein — MSRSIRAVWSLVVLTTVVSLSACGSEDPGTQGPVLPAVTLRAATVGAPFEHVLTASGGKAPLTYSVGALPPGFSFYGDTGRLVGPATEAGEWTLTVGVRDAKGAQQTRSYSLKAWPVPAVATVSPLPDATAGSAYTFTFTATGGAPPLTWSQAGGALPSGLTLSGDGALTGTPQGPALYEFTLRVEDANGVRAESVLRLPLRTPNGDLPDGGPVTDAGTDGGTQPDGGTTDAGPVVSVPLKVGNWNIEWFGDTTPGNGPDNEPLQLANATAVIADAGPDVMGVAEIIDVAQFNALKAGLPGYDGFLANDSVRVGGEYYYYGAAQQKVGVLFKTDAVQVLGANVVLASCSSDFAGRPPLRVDLRVTRGATQVDLTVMVLHMKAFADADAYSRRQSASECLKSYLDTNLPTQKVMVLGDWNDDVDRSIYASQTSPFQNLVADPARYKFLTQPLSEANVSSTVSNSQFIDHQLVTNELVPYHVANSTVVLKPAISSYRSTTSDHYPIFSRFDFGTLVQARSVKVTAPNGGETLSAGSTFAITWTSSNVSQVNVQYSLDGTVWRDVATNVAAASGRYTWTVPSESSTTARVRVADATRADVADLSDGAFTMTRPTQQVFINEYLAQPVNGPAGTPDYDQQFVELYNAGAGSVDLSGWELHDAKSFSGADAARHTFEQGTVLPAGKGYVVYSGFTALPPGATYATVSNGGQGLRFDRGINQNGAGDSVYLVRADGTVQDSHSYASPPMDVFQGWSFNRKPDRSATGSWGLCYDLASYIATPGRRADGSAF, encoded by the coding sequence ATGTCGCGGTCCATCCGGGCGGTCTGGTCGCTCGTCGTGCTCACCACCGTCGTGTCGCTGTCCGCCTGTGGTTCGGAGGACCCGGGGACGCAGGGGCCGGTGTTGCCGGCGGTCACGCTGCGCGCGGCGACGGTGGGCGCGCCCTTCGAGCACGTGCTGACCGCCTCCGGGGGCAAGGCGCCCCTCACCTATTCGGTGGGCGCGCTGCCGCCGGGCTTCTCCTTCTATGGAGACACGGGCCGGCTGGTGGGGCCCGCCACCGAAGCGGGCGAATGGACGCTGACGGTGGGCGTGCGCGACGCGAAGGGCGCCCAGCAGACGCGGAGCTATTCGCTGAAGGCGTGGCCGGTGCCGGCCGTCGCGACCGTGTCGCCGCTGCCGGACGCGACGGCGGGCAGCGCCTATACGTTCACGTTCACGGCCACCGGGGGGGCGCCGCCCCTGACCTGGTCGCAGGCGGGCGGCGCGCTGCCCTCGGGGCTGACGCTGTCCGGCGACGGGGCGCTGACGGGCACACCGCAGGGGCCCGCGCTGTATGAGTTCACGCTGCGGGTGGAGGACGCCAACGGCGTCCGCGCCGAGTCCGTGCTGCGGCTGCCCCTGCGCACCCCGAACGGGGACCTGCCGGACGGCGGGCCGGTGACGGACGCGGGGACGGACGGTGGGACCCAGCCGGACGGCGGGACGACGGACGCTGGCCCGGTGGTGTCCGTGCCCCTGAAGGTGGGCAACTGGAACATCGAGTGGTTCGGGGACACGACGCCCGGCAATGGTCCGGACAACGAGCCCCTGCAGTTGGCCAACGCGACGGCGGTCATCGCGGACGCGGGGCCGGACGTGATGGGCGTGGCGGAGATCATCGACGTGGCCCAGTTCAACGCGCTGAAGGCGGGGCTGCCCGGCTACGACGGCTTCCTCGCGAACGACTCCGTGCGGGTGGGCGGCGAGTACTACTACTACGGCGCCGCGCAGCAGAAGGTGGGCGTGCTGTTCAAGACGGACGCGGTGCAGGTGCTGGGGGCGAACGTGGTGCTGGCGTCCTGCTCCAGTGATTTCGCCGGGCGGCCGCCGCTGCGCGTGGACCTGCGGGTGACGCGGGGGGCCACGCAGGTGGACCTGACGGTGATGGTGCTGCACATGAAGGCGTTCGCGGACGCGGATGCGTATTCGCGGCGCCAGTCCGCGTCGGAGTGCCTCAAGAGCTACCTGGACACGAACCTGCCCACGCAGAAGGTGATGGTGCTGGGGGACTGGAACGACGACGTGGACAGGTCCATCTACGCGTCCCAGACGTCGCCCTTCCAGAACCTGGTGGCCGACCCGGCGCGCTACAAGTTCCTCACCCAGCCGCTGTCGGAGGCGAACGTGAGCTCCACGGTGAGCAACAGCCAGTTCATCGACCATCAGCTGGTGACGAACGAGCTGGTGCCGTACCACGTCGCGAACTCCACGGTGGTGCTCAAGCCGGCCATCTCCAGCTACCGGAGCACCACGTCCGACCACTACCCCATCTTCAGCCGCTTCGACTTCGGCACGCTGGTGCAGGCGCGCAGCGTGAAGGTCACGGCGCCCAACGGCGGCGAGACGCTGTCGGCGGGCAGCACGTTCGCCATCACCTGGACGTCGAGCAACGTGTCGCAGGTGAACGTGCAGTATTCGTTGGACGGCACGGTGTGGCGCGACGTGGCGACGAACGTGGCGGCGGCGAGCGGGCGCTATACGTGGACGGTGCCGAGCGAGTCCTCCACCACGGCGCGGGTGCGGGTGGCGGACGCGACGCGCGCGGACGTGGCGGACCTGAGTGATGGGGCGTTCACGATGACGCGGCCAACGCAGCAGGTGTTCATCAACGAGTACCTGGCACAGCCGGTCAACGGGCCGGCTGGAACGCCGGACTACGACCAGCAGTTCGTGGAGCTCTACAACGCGGGGGCGGGTTCGGTGGACCTGAGCGGCTGGGAGCTCCACGACGCGAAGTCGTTTTCGGGCGCGGATGCGGCGCGACACACGTTCGAGCAGGGCACGGTGCTGCCGGCGGGCAAGGGGTACGTGGTGTACTCGGGCTTCACGGCGCTGCCGCCAGGGGCGACGTACGCGACCGTGTCCAACGGGGGCCAGGGTCTGAGATTCGACCGGGGCATCAACCAGAATGGCGCGGGCGACTCGGTGTACCTGGTGCGCGCGGACGGCACGGTGCAGGACAGCCATTCGTATGCGAGTCCGCCCATGGATGTGTTCCAGGGCTGGTCGTTCAACCGGAAGCCGGACAGGAGTGCCACGGGGTCCTGGGGCCTCTGCTACGACCTGGCGTCCTACATCGCGACCCCAGGACGCAGGGCGGACGGCAGCGCGTTCTGA
- a CDS encoding head protein, producing the protein MMDYFDKLQVLGVHGEESQSAKEKEAFHFAMDAIHFIMATGQAHDFEDYIQSMKAHAPPLAIARFATRAEAEEWLKAQKRPPDSACILIGDQYFTVLHSSAKGWSHLGPLDSLEYYLADMANDGPKPSGLSFESKAKAEAWLHQQPTPPQQVVVMIAGAPFLAAYHHRIDYRVLYPLPPPTPPASDVLEAPRDDGPDAG; encoded by the coding sequence ATGATGGACTACTTCGACAAGCTGCAAGTGCTGGGCGTGCACGGAGAAGAAAGCCAGTCCGCCAAGGAGAAGGAGGCGTTCCATTTCGCCATGGATGCCATCCACTTCATCATGGCCACGGGGCAGGCACACGACTTCGAGGACTACATCCAGAGCATGAAGGCCCATGCTCCCCCTCTTGCCATTGCGCGGTTCGCTACACGGGCGGAGGCCGAGGAATGGTTGAAGGCCCAGAAGCGCCCTCCTGACTCCGCCTGCATCCTCATCGGGGATCAATACTTCACCGTGCTTCACAGCAGCGCCAAGGGATGGAGCCACCTGGGCCCCCTGGACAGCCTGGAGTACTACCTCGCGGACATGGCCAACGACGGGCCCAAGCCCTCGGGGCTGTCCTTCGAGTCCAAGGCGAAAGCGGAGGCCTGGCTCCACCAGCAGCCCACGCCCCCGCAGCAGGTCGTCGTCATGATTGCTGGCGCTCCGTTCCTAGCCGCCTACCACCACCGCATCGACTACCGCGTCCTCTATCCCCTGCCCCCGCCCACGCCTCCTGCATCGGATGTTCTTGAGGCGCCTCGCGACGATGGTCCTGATGCGGGCTGA
- a CDS encoding head protein, giving the protein MTTKLFDQIEVLGQIALDDAPSTPGSEKALRLAADAIRFIETSGQADDFEDYVQGLDANAPPLAIARFDTRDEAEAWLKAQKRPPDSARILIGDRYFIVRHSRAKGWSHLGPLDSLEYYLADMVNDGPKPSGLSFDSKAEAETWLHQQPTPPQQVVVLIAGALFLAAYHHRIDYRVLYPLPPPTPPASDVLEAPRDDGSDAS; this is encoded by the coding sequence ATGACGACGAAGCTCTTCGACCAGATTGAGGTGCTCGGGCAGATCGCGCTCGACGATGCGCCCTCCACCCCGGGAAGCGAGAAAGCGCTCCGCCTCGCGGCGGATGCCATCCGATTCATCGAGACCTCCGGACAGGCCGACGACTTCGAGGACTACGTCCAGGGCCTCGACGCCAATGCGCCCCCCCTTGCCATTGCCCGGTTCGACACGCGGGACGAGGCAGAGGCGTGGTTGAAGGCCCAGAAGCGTCCTCCTGACTCCGCCCGCATCCTCATTGGAGATCGCTACTTCATCGTGCGTCACAGCCGCGCCAAGGGATGGAGCCATCTGGGCCCCCTGGACAGCCTGGAGTACTACCTCGCGGACATGGTCAACGACGGGCCCAAGCCCTCGGGTCTGTCTTTCGATTCCAAGGCCGAAGCGGAGACGTGGCTCCACCAGCAGCCCACGCCCCCGCAGCAGGTCGTCGTCCTGATTGCCGGCGCCCTGTTCCTGGCCGCCTACCACCACCGCATCGACTACCGCGTCCTCTATCCCCTGCCCCCGCCCACGCCTCCTGCATCGGATGTTCTTGAGGCGCCTCGCGACGATGGTTCTGATGCGAGCTGA
- a CDS encoding head protein encodes MTRLLDQIEVLGQILLDKVPATPGSEEAIRTAATAIQFIQDTGQSYDFEDYVQSIEAHAPPLAMGRFATREEAEAGMNAWRRPPAVAFVLIADVYHSAMYIPSLGKVRLVPLPVILEHYLADMANDGPKPSGLSFDSKAEAEAWLHQQPTPPQQVVVLIAGAPFLAAYHHRIDYRVLYPLPPPTPPASDVLETPRNDGPDAG; translated from the coding sequence ATGACCCGACTCCTCGACCAGATTGAAGTGCTTGGGCAGATTCTGCTCGACAAGGTTCCCGCGACGCCTGGAAGCGAAGAGGCGATTCGCACAGCCGCGACCGCCATTCAATTCATCCAGGACACCGGGCAGAGCTACGACTTCGAGGACTATGTCCAGAGCATCGAAGCCCACGCGCCACCTCTTGCCATGGGTCGGTTCGCGACCCGGGAAGAGGCCGAGGCTGGGATGAATGCTTGGAGACGGCCTCCCGCAGTGGCCTTCGTGCTGATCGCGGATGTCTACCACTCCGCCATGTACATCCCGTCGCTCGGGAAGGTCCGGCTGGTCCCACTTCCCGTCATCCTGGAGCACTACCTCGCGGACATGGCCAACGACGGGCCCAAGCCCTCGGGGCTGTCCTTCGATTCCAAGGCCGAAGCGGAGGCCTGGCTCCACCAGCAACCCACGCCCCCCCAGCAGGTCGTCGTCCTGATTGCCGGCGCCCCGTTCCTGGCCGCATACCACCACCGCATCGACTACCGCGTCCTCTATCCCCTGCCCCCGCCCACGCCTCCTGCATCGGATGTTCTTGAGACGCCTCGCAACGATGGTCCTGATGCGGGCTGA
- a CDS encoding head protein, with translation MMHFFDKLEVLGRHLEASASDKEKEALRFAMDSLYFIMSTGQSLDFEAYIRSEEALAPPLVIARFETRQEAEAALNARRPPLDQAYVLVADDYYSAMYNPKNGRTHLVQRGLPEHYLADMANDGPKPSGLSFDSKAEAEAWLRQQPTPPQQVVVMIAGAPFLAAYHHRIDYRVLYPLPPTTPPASET, from the coding sequence ATGATGCACTTCTTCGACAAGCTGGAGGTCCTTGGAAGGCATCTGGAAGCCAGCGCATCGGACAAGGAGAAGGAGGCCCTCCGCTTCGCCATGGACTCCCTCTACTTCATCATGAGCACCGGGCAGTCCCTCGACTTCGAGGCCTACATCCGGAGCGAAGAGGCCCTCGCGCCCCCCCTCGTCATCGCCCGATTCGAGACACGACAGGAAGCGGAGGCGGCCCTGAACGCACGCCGTCCGCCACTCGACCAGGCCTATGTGTTGGTGGCGGATGACTATTATTCCGCCATGTACAACCCGAAGAACGGTCGGACCCATCTGGTTCAACGCGGTCTCCCGGAGCACTACCTCGCGGACATGGCGAACGATGGGCCCAAGCCTTCAGGGCTGTCCTTCGATTCCAAGGCGGAGGCAGAGGCCTGGCTCCGCCAGCAACCCACGCCCCCGCAGCAGGTCGTCGTCATGATTGCCGGCGCCCCGTTCCTGGCCGCCTACCACCACCGCATCGACTACCGCGTCCTCTATCCCCTGCCCCCTACCACGCCTCCTGCATCGGAGACGTGA
- a CDS encoding outer membrane beta-barrel protein, protein MTARPFIPSLVMSLSLLAAPALAQEASSGSGLALGVRGAYGIPVGDAAEGMSLSETFGNTVAPQVDLSYFFNRHLSLGGYFQYGIAKPDGCTDTTECSSRVLRFGVDLDYHFAPEGFVSPWLGVGVGYEMGSLKVGNDPTLAKLGLKGFDLGHAHFGVDLQLTRSIAVGPYISASLGQYSDLSAQVFEEPERSIDIPSDQKSLHVWIQPGVRLQIRL, encoded by the coding sequence ATGACTGCTCGACCCTTCATCCCCTCGCTGGTGATGTCCCTCTCCTTGTTGGCGGCGCCCGCGCTGGCGCAGGAGGCGTCCTCGGGCTCCGGGCTGGCGCTGGGCGTGCGCGGCGCGTACGGCATCCCGGTGGGTGACGCGGCGGAGGGCATGTCGTTGTCGGAGACGTTTGGCAACACGGTGGCGCCGCAGGTGGACCTCTCCTACTTCTTCAACCGGCACCTCTCGTTGGGCGGCTACTTCCAGTACGGCATCGCGAAGCCTGACGGGTGCACGGACACGACCGAGTGCTCGAGCCGGGTGCTGCGGTTTGGCGTGGACCTGGATTACCACTTCGCGCCGGAGGGGTTCGTGAGCCCCTGGCTGGGCGTGGGCGTGGGCTACGAGATGGGGTCCCTGAAGGTGGGGAATGATCCGACGCTCGCGAAGCTGGGCCTGAAGGGGTTCGACCTGGGGCACGCGCACTTCGGCGTGGACCTGCAGCTCACCCGGTCCATCGCGGTGGGGCCGTACATCTCGGCGTCGCTGGGGCAGTACTCGGACCTCTCCGCCCAGGTGTTCGAGGAGCCGGAGCGCAGCATCGACATCCCGAGCGACCAGAAGTCGCTCCACGTCTGGATCCAGCCCGGCGTGCGCCTGCAGATCCGTCTGTAG